tcaggaactactccagaatctaaagagttttgaaaaattatcactactgcatccactatttctggagccacttccttaagtactctgggatgcagcctatctggccctggtgatttattggcctttaatccattcaatttacccaacaccacttcccgactaacctggatttcactcagttcctctatctcctttgacccgcggtcccctgctatttccggcagattatttatgtcttccttagtgaagacggaaccaaagtaattattcaatttgtccgacatatccttgttccccatgatcaactcacctgtttctgactgcaagggatctacatttgttttaactaatctctttctcttcacatatctataaaaacttttgcagtcagtttttatgttccctgccagttttctttcataatctattttccctttcctaattaagccctttgtcctcctctgctggtctctgaatttctcccagtcctctggtatgctgctttttctggctaatttgtatgcatcatcttttgctttgataccatccctgatttcccttgttatccacggatgcactaccttccctgatttattattttgccaaactgggatgaacaatttttgtagttcatccatgcagtctttaaataccttccattgcatatccaccgtcaacccttttagaactaattgccagtcaatcttggccaattcacgtctcataccctcaaagttacctttctttaagttcagaaccgttgtttctgaattaacaatgccactctccatcctaatgaagaactcaaccatattatggtcactcttgcccaagggggcacgcacaacaagactgctaactaacccttccttattactcaatacccagtctagaatagcctgctctctcgttggttcctctgcatgttggtttagataactatccggcatacattccaagaaatcctcttcctcagcacccctgccaatttgattcacccaatctatatgtagattgaagtcacccattataactgttttgcctttgttgcacgcatttctaatttcctgtttgatgccatccccaacttcactactactgctaggtggcctgtacacaacacccaccagcgttttctgccccttagtgtttcgcagttctacccataccgattccacatcctccaagctaatgtccttcctttccactgcgttaatctcctctctaaccagcaacgctactccaccaccttttcctttctctctatccctcctgaatattgaatatccctggatgttcagctcccagccttggtcaccctggagccatgtctccgtgatcccgactatatcataatcattaatagctatctgcacgttcaactcatccaccttattacgaatgctccttgcattgagacacaaagccttcaggcttgtttttacaacgctcttaccccttatacaattatgttgaaaagtggccctttttgatttttgccctggatttgtctgcctgccacttttacttttcaccttgctacctattgcttccgcccgcattttacacccctctgtttctctgctcacccatttaagaaccccaccacctcttattctctgtttattattgttttcttctttcccccctacatgttgggtctgaatgctttccttctctgcctcctgcctcacacactgtctactagctttctctatttgagtccctgacATTGTGCGAGAGGTTGTAGACTTGACACCATGCTAGTAAGCTCTCTATCTCTTCCTGGACTCCACCTTGTAGTTGTTCGAGATCCAGCCCACTCTAGTGGTTTCATCTTTTAACTTGATGGTAGGTCTAACATTTTTGGGGGAATTTTCATAACTCTAAAATCACCAGGGAAATCATAGGATCCTGTGAGCTGGTTTTGATTTTGCAGTGGAATCTAATGGCTAAAGGTTGATTGGCATTAAAGGATGACTGTGCTTTGTACTGAATGTTCCTGGCATCTTTCATAGACCAATTTCACAGCATGTCCAAAGTGCATTTTTCTTTGTGTGTTAGCATAAGTGATGCATTTAAGATGTGGAGTCAGGTTTAAAGTCAATGGCTAACAGTGAGAGTTGCTATGGACTAGTGGTGAGAGTGCTATTGTCCATCGCAAACTGTAACACCAGGGTGCTCAGGGCAACAGTGCAATGGAATTTTTAGTGATGTAGCAACAATGGTATCATCTTGAAATGATTGTAGAAAGCACTTGTCAATAGATTTAATTAACTACGCTTGCCAAGTAGCAATAATTTACAATATTGAGCAATAATGTACAAAAAATGCACATTATCAATGCACATGATGCAACatagcggcacaatggtgcagctgtagatttgctgccatacagagccagagacccagattagaTCCTGATTACGGCTTCTGTCTGGACTGAATTTGTATGTTTTCCACCTGACTGCGGGTTTTCCGCGGGTACATCGGTTTCCAActatactccaaagatgtgcaggtttgtagcttaatttgacctgtaaattgtaaattgcccctagtatgtaggatagtgttaatgtacagggatcgctggttggcacagactaggTAGGCtaaaaggtctgtttctgtgtcGTATCTCTAGATTTaactatctctaaattaaaatacaGAGCGTCTCATGTAAAATTTATAAAAAGTGGCAATTTGTCAAGAAACCTTTTGCGATTTGCTGACTTTTGCCTTTTTTGCCCACAAGATCCTGCTGATTTAACCAATGATAATGGTGCATGCACTATTCCATCAAATCAATCTATTTTAATAAATTGCTGTTTACATGGAGATAAAGTGATATGGAATAAGCCATTCGGTCGATCATACCCATGCCAACTACTATATTTACCTCTAGTCCAATTTACCCACATTTGGTTCAAAGCCTTTTATGCTACGGCTTGTCTGGATGTCTTTTTAATGTTGTGAGAGTGTTTGCCTCCATCACCTCCTCAGGCAGGGTGTTCCACGTTacaaccactctctgggtgacagaATAACCTCTCAGATTTACCCTCCTGCTATTACCCTCTTTGTTTAGAGGCTTCCGCCAAGGGAAAAATATTCCTATTGTCAATCTACCTCCCTCACATCCAGCCCACCACCTATTTGTGTCATTGTGCAGCTTCATGGAAGGTTCCTGTAATCAATTTTTTTGTTGATAAAATACATCTCTtgctgctcctgaacacatcatcagtgatgtaacctggggtcattgggtgtttcaggCTTTTCAACATAAGACACCCTCGcctaggcgacccagccgtggttgatcagaccacgacttgtgttcaggtggcattcgctcctccccatggacctcctctcctgatccagagccatctcgaggccttctccgctgcctctgtggttttCTTGAaagctcttctcctctccattccattgattcccagtgcactcaaggctttgtagaacaATTGTCTTGCAAAACCTctccagccaacctcgatgggcatacaccttgcattCCAGCCCTCCTTATGGCAGTCTAtggccagctcttcatacttggccatcttcctcttgtgggcctcctccagacggttctcccacggcactgtcagttcaaaGAAGACGAtgattttggtcgcctctgagacaggaggatgtctggcctcagggtggtcgtgacaatgtgccgtgggaacttcagctATTTCAACacgtctacagaaagctgccagtcctgcacagtcgccaggattcctggcaGATTCTAGGCTGCCgttgttcttggcagctgcactccggccttcatgaatgtgatcatctgggtggtggggcgtgctcgtctgcagctgctgattctcatgctgatggcttttgcaatgggtttaagaacctgatcGTGGTgccaggtgtaccggccctgccccagagcctttgggcagcagctcaggatgtgttccaacgtccccttgcctgagcattgcaggcaatccggagattccgctttgccccagatgaagaggttcgatgggctgggcaggacatcatacactgcctggaccaggaacttgatgcgctgtggttcagtaggctcagtccatgtgacttttcggtccatgaccTGTTCCCACCTTGTGCAGACCCCTGCTGCCTCATGCAAACCGCTCTGTTAgtttattaaaacattttattgACAGTTGGAGTCATATCCCATTTATGCCTGTATACATAAAGAAAATAATGAACTAACAATCTTGGTTGTACAAGAATTCCACAGTCAGGAGTTCAAACAGCAGCTGTTCCAAACTACAATTGAAgtatcttctccccgccccccccatcagtctgaagaagggtttcggcccgaaacttgcctaattccttcactccatagatgctgctgcacccgctgagtttctccagcatttttgtgtaccttcaattttcagcatctgcagtttcttcataaATACAATTGAAGTATATTGCTTTTtagaatttattgaactttttggtGTTTACTATGGTATCTTCTGAgtactatgtttctatacctgttGAGCTACAGTAAGTAAGAATTCTATTGTTCCCTTTTgggacatacagtgcattcagaaagtattcagaccccttcactttttccacattttgttacgttacagccttattttaaaatggtttaAATTCACTTATTTAATCATCAATACCTCAGAATGAAGAAGGTAATACAGATGTTTAGAAacgtttgcaaagtaattgaaaataaataaatgaaatatcacatttacattttcttttttttcttttatttatatagcacatttttagtcaacttgcattgaccccaaagtgcttcacataattacattcacacacacaggcaaagatgggtgaagtgtcttgcccaaggacacaacgacagtatgcactccaagcgggattcgaaccagctaccttccggttgccagccgaacacttagcccattgtgccatctgttacataagtattcagaccttttgctatgacgctcaaaattgagcttaggtgcatcctgtttcctttgattgtccttgagatgtttctacaacttgagtggagtccaccagtggtaaattaaattgattggtcatgaattggaaaggcacacacatgtctatataaggtcccacagttgacagtgcatgtcagagcaaaaaccaagccatgaagatgcgaggattgtccgtagacctccgagacaggattgtgtgaaAATACAGATATTGGGAATGATATCTGCAGATTGCAGATCCCAAAGATCACAgtggcaataggcaatagacaatagacaataggtgcaggagtgctgcactccctcaatagcaagaatgtccttcctcaaattaggggaccaaaactgtacacaatattccaggtgtggtctcactagggctctgtacaactgcagaaggactgctttgctcctatatttgatttctcttgttataaaggccaaattgccattcactttcttcactgcctgctgtacctgcatgtttactttcatagactgatgtacaaggacccccagatcccgctgtacttccccatttcccaacttgacgccatttagatagtaatctgcattcctgctttagctaccaaagtggataacctcacatttatccgcattaaactgcatctgccatgcatctgcccactcccccaacctgtccatcaccctacattctcatagcattctcctcacagttcacactgccacccagctttgtgtcatctgcaaatttgctaatgttactttgaatcccttcatccaaatcattaatgtatattgtaaatagctgcggtcccagcaccgagccttgcggtaccccactagtcactgcctgccattctgaaagggacccgttaatccctactctttgtttcctgtctgccaaccacttctctatccatgtcagcactctacccacaataccatgtgccctaagtttgcccactaatctcctacgtgggaccttatcaaatgctttctgaatgtccaggcacactacattcactggctcccccttgtccattttcctagttacatcttaaaaatattccagaagattagtcaagcatgatttcccctttgtaaattcatgctgactcggaccgaacctggtacagctatccaaatgttaggctatctcatcttttataattaattgactccagcatcttccccgccaccaatgtcaggctaactggtctccgTCATtcgtaaatggaagaactttcgaACCACCAGGACTTCATAGAGCGGGCTGGCTTGCCAAAGTGatcaattgggggagaagggccttgggcaGGGAGGTGACCTAggacctgatggtcactctgacagagctccagagttcttctatgaagatgggagaaccttccagaaggacaactatatctgcagcacttctccaatcgggcctttatggtaaAGTGGCCGGACGGAAgggactcctcagtaaaaggcacatgacagcccgcttggagttcccAAAAGGCACTTAAAGGATTCTCTGGTcttatgaaaccaagattgaactctttggcttgaatgccaagcatcacatgtggaggaaaccaggcacggcTCATCACCTAGCcaatatggtgaagcatggtggtggcagcatcatgctgtggggatgtttttcagcggcaggtacTAGGATTAGTCAGGAttaagggaaagatgaacggagcaaagtacagagagatccttgatgaaaacctgctccagagcgttctgcacctcagactggggcagaggttcaccttccaacaggacaatggccCTAAGCACGCAGCCAAGAcattgcaggagtggctttgtgacaagtctgtgaatgtccttgagtgacccagccagagcccggacttgaacgcgATCGaaaatctctggagggacctgaaaatagcagtgcatcaacgctccccatccaacctgacagagcttgagaggatctgcagagaaaatgggagaaattacccatacAGATTTGCCAAGCTCTAggatgtaatcgctgccaaaggtgcctcaacaaagtattgagtaaaggatctgaatacttatgtaaatgggatatttcagttttttctttttaaatactttgcCGAAAttgctaaacacctgttttcgcttttttattatggggtgttgtgtgtagattgatgataaaaaaaataatttaaatcaattttagaataaggctgtaacataacaaaatgtggaaaaagtgaaggggcctgaatactttctgaatgcactgtatgacaATAAATACACTCCTGACTCTTTCAATTTAGATAACCTCATGAAGTTGGTTTCAACCATAGCTGCTAAGATCGTAAAAGCTCAAGGTCCATAACAAGCCATTCCTTATCTGCTTCATTCCCAGTTGTTTCCAAAATTTGTCCTTCAGGAGTATTTCCTCTTGATGCCCATTAATTTTAGTTTTGCCAGTGCTTTTGGCAAGCTCTTTCAAGTGCTGCTTTAATATCAAGGGCAGGTTGGAATATAAATCTTTGTTGCTCTTGGTGGCTGAACAAGAGTGTCAAATAATAGAGATCCTGCAGGATGTCATATGCTCAGGtagatgaatctgaataacaatgtTTGTAATATTGGTTAGAAGAACAATGTTGACCAGAGCTGTAGATTACATATTATCCCGGAGAATAAACAGAGAATCTCCGGGAGAACATGTAATCTACTGCTTGGTCAACATTGTTTTGAAGCCAATTGGAAGTCTTCAATTTACTTTGTACAATCCCTTTTGGGCAGATGCCAACATGGAAATTGCTAGATTACTAAACTAGTTCATATCCAGCCTATAAAACCAGTGACTTGGTAGTGAAGAAGCAGAATCTTGTCTGAACTGAAATAATTAAGAGCTAAAGAAGGAAAGATGAGCTGCAGATACACCTTCACCATCGTGGCCGTGCTGGTGCTCTCTGGTCTTTTGACAGATGGTAAGAGAATTATTGTGCTCATCTAGTATTATGATCAATTTATTAACTAACTGAGAAATACAGCCTGTCGGAGAAATCGTTTTGATGTAATatgatggtagagctgctgtctcgcaacaccagagacttgggtttaatcctgaccacaggtgccgcctgtgtggaatttccatgttctccctgtgaacgcatgggtttcctcagggtgcttcagtttccgtccacatgccaaagatgtacagaattgtaggtgaattggtctttgtaaaaattgtatgtagagagtggatgagaaggtgggataacatagaactagtgtgaacaggtaatcaaTGCTCAGCAGGgaattggtgggttgaagggcctgttccccgacagtatctctaaattaataataaaaaatatgaTTCATATCTCATTTTATGAAATGTATTCTTAGGCAAATCAGAACAAAGAAATTAATGTTCTGATACAAATTTCTTGGTGTAAAGATATAGAAATATTCTACAACTAATTTCCTGGAAAACCAATGGCAGCTGATAATACACtaattttaattttagttattATATTCTACATTTTTTGATCAGATAAGACTGGCGTAACTATGCTCAAGAGCAACACGCTCCTTGCAAGCATTTTCTCTTACAGTTTTGACAATTCTATCCGTACATTTTTGCAAGTAATGTTCCTTGCTACTGGTTGTTTCAGTTCTGGAGAATTGGAAATAGCTGTGCTTAGTGTGTCGTTCCATTGGTGAAAAAAATCTGCCATAAAAAAACCTTAGAACTGTGTAGTATCAGCGGCATTTATACTGCAGCTTAAGGTCATGCAACGTTATAACTACTGAGTGGGGCACCTTGTGACTGCTGCTCCAGCAGGTACAAGAGTTGCATCTCTTTCTATGTTGCTACTGCCACAAATAAAGAAAATAAGTACATGTCCTCTTAAACATACTGTGTCATTCAGGAAGATTGTGGTCAAGCTTTCACCTAATCTGTTGAGCATATTATACATTATCAGCTAGTCAAAAACATGGACTAGAATATTTCAATGTGTGATGCGGTAAAGACACCAACAAACAAAATTGCTTTTGTGAAATAGAAACCGAATCTTAACATTTCAAATTTGTGTTTGTTCAGCTGATTCCATTGGAAGACTGGCACATAATCTGCGCTGCCGTTGCATCAATACATCATCTGTCTTTATCCACCCAAAGTACATGAAGATGTTAGAAGTCATCCCTTCTGGGCCACATTGCGAGAACACTGAAATCATGTGAGTAACTTTATCAGAAATAACATTTCTTGAGTGCTAGAATGATAATTTGATTCTCAGTTTAAACATTAATGGACACTTTCAGCAAATGCCCTGCATGCAGTAAGATTTAATGTAGTGGTGGAATATTtcaatactatacaatacaataatactttattagccaaatatgttttgcaacattgaggaatttaatttgccaagtcagtcatacaaataaaaagcaacagaacacacaaaatacattttaacataaacatccaccacggtgactcctccacattcctcactgtgatagaaggcgatAAGaaaattaaatctcttcccttctttgtcctcctgcgGTCGGGGTCCTCAAGCATTCggttgacgggacaatcttgactcACGTAGCCGCGGTGTTCGGACCCTACGCGTcacggcgatcaagctcctgcatcggagggatctcagctcccccgcaccgagCGATCGGACTCcgggtcggggcttgtcgaacctTTTGGGTcgctggagctcccgacatccatggtctctcccgagactgcgggctctcgatggtaaagtctgCAGGCTGCGGTTTGAgcatcaatcccaggcaagggatcagccccGACGTCCATGCTCCGTGGTGGGACCAAGTCACCACGagtgaggcctccagctccaaaatgttaggctgcagagcgaccggaggcaCGACCCAGAAAGTAATTGCATGTCCGGCAGGttaagagactgaaaaaaaagttccaccacaccccctcccactccccacacatgaaacaaaccagagaacattaaagcaaactttcaaaacacactaaaaataacaaaaaaaagtaaaagctGTTGGCGAGACTGCCAAAGCTGTACGGCGCCCCAGTGGTTTCACTGCTCTTGGGGATAAAAAGAAAATAGATTCAATTACATTTACTGCATATTTATCAATCTGATCAACTGTGAGTAAAAATTAACATATTTTAATTATTTCAGTGCTACAGTTTTAGATGGAAGGCAAACCTGTTTGAATCCAGAGACAAGATGGATGAAGAGAATGCTGAACCGGATTGAACAACGGTAAAAAATAGTTAATTATTTTTTACAAGAAAAACAATGCATGTGATGTCTATATTTTAACCATCCTTAAACATAAAATCGGTATTTCGGTGTTACCAACTCAGGGCTGCCGACTCTCACTCTCaaagctttgagcgtgagaatcatgcatttcagccaattctcacgccctcacgctgatgacagaattctcacgctgttttcagtccctgcacagcaaagatcctatagcggagctatacgaCCTTTGCTGCACCGtctgtctctttgcgccacatgataGCGATCTCTGTGGTCTGGTGAAGTGCGTCGGttgacggctgtgagtgacgtcgagtCTCTTCTCTCTTGTTCGGATGTgcagcccaaagatcctatagcgagctgttgctataggatctttggtgcagccgccgacaacatgaagcagccggagatggaaCGGGGTAGCTCCCTGGCAGCGGCGGTCAGTGCCTCTGTGCTCCGGCTGCGAGTGCTGCACTGCCAGCCACCGCTGcagcctcgctccctccctccctcataaagatcctatagctccttcctgcccttcagctcacacggcagcgccagcaccgccaatccacgctgcaccgtgcccgccagactctcAATTGGGCgttcgggggagagagagggaggagaaagagagagagaaagagggagggggaggaaagagaggaatggggaggaaagaggaggaaagagagggaggagagagggagcatagggggaggaaggaggaggggaggaaggagggaggggtgggggggggaggagggaggaaggggaggaaagagggagggagaggggaaggaagagggaggaaagagggaaggggaggagggaaggagggagggggaaggaaaattgtgtgtgtgtgtgccttccTGTGTGTggctccatgtgtgtgtgtgagtgccttcctgtgtgtgtgtctccctgtgtgtgtgtctccctgtgtgtctccctgtgtgtgtgtgtttgtctgtctccctctgtgtgtggctgtctgtctccctgtgtgtgtgtgtgtgtgtgtctgtgtccctgtgtgtgtgtgtgtgccttccTGTGTGTgactccatgtgtgtgtgtgtctgtctccctgtgtgtgtggctgtctgtctgtgtgtgtgtgtgtgtgtgtgtgtgtcttgcttTGTGAACTCTGCCAACTCTCACTCTTTGAGCGTGATTCTcatgctgatgacagaattctcacgctgtcctcagtccctgcacagtttgtctctttacgCCACGTCACACCGATCTGTACGGTCTGGAGAAGGGTGTCGGTTGACGGCTGTGAGTAACGTTGCatttcttctcttctcttctttcttggttggatgtgcagccgcctacAAAGTGAAGCAACCGGAgatggaactaaccaggtgagtcagttgtaaaacatgggggggggggggggggcacccaaATGAGGCCAAAAatataggacagggttcggcaacctacggtacACGGGCCAAATCcgacccgtaacccgaaaaaccgcggtattttttttcaattcgttttcgcggggtcagggcaggcgagccgacctgggaactgcagccagttccTGGgatgcgagctgatctgggaactgcagcaagTCCCTGGGcatgcagaatgccaacttgatcattatggacaaattgggccagccatttAAATATGGTATAACTCTGACTatgcagatctgaatgggcttaataattaccatttaag
The DNA window shown above is from Amblyraja radiata isolate CabotCenter1 chromosome 3, sAmbRad1.1.pri, whole genome shotgun sequence and carries:
- the LOC116971558 gene encoding interleukin-8-like, with amino-acid sequence RLFMSSLLLILMNEEADSIGRLAHNLRCRCINTSSVFIHPKYMKMLEVIPSGPHCENTEIIATVLDGRQTCLNPETRWMKRMLNRIEQRPCTVCLFTPRHTDLYGLEKGVG